One genomic region from Myxocyprinus asiaticus isolate MX2 ecotype Aquarium Trade chromosome 27, UBuf_Myxa_2, whole genome shotgun sequence encodes:
- the LOC127418275 gene encoding hypoxanthine-guanine phosphoribosyltransferase-like, with the protein MASTSPCVVISDEEQGYDLDLFCIPKHYANDLERVYIPHGLIMDRTERLARDIMKDMGGHHIVALCVLKGGYKFFADLLDYIKALNRNSDRSIPLTVDFIRLKSYQNDQSTGEIRVIGGDDLSTLTGKNVLIVEDIIDTGKTMKTLLELLKQYNPKMVKVASLLVKRTPRSVGYRPDFVGFEVPDKFVVGYALDYNEYFRDLNHICVISETGKEKYKA; encoded by the exons ATGGCGTCTACCAGCCCCTGTGTCGTG ATCAGTGATGAGGAGCAAGGTTATGACCTGGACCTCTTCTGTATACCAAAACATTATGCAAATGACTTGGAACGAGTGTATATTCCACATGGACTCATAATGGACAG AACCGAACGTCTGGCCAGAGACATCATGAAGGACATGGGTGGGCACCATATTGTGGCTTTGTGTGTGCTCAAAGGGGGCTACAAGTTCTTTGCTGACTTACTAGATTACATCAAAGCCCTCAATCGCAACAGTGATCGTTCCATTCCTTTGACAGTGGACTTCATTCGCCTTAAGAGTTACCAA aatgacCAATCTACAGGTGAAATCAGAGTGATTGGTGGAGATGATCTGTCTACTCTCACAGGGAAG AACGTCTTGATTGTTGAG GACATAATTGATACTGGGAAAACAATGAAGACCTTGTTAGAACTTCTCAAGCAGTATAATCCAAAAATGGTCAAAGTGGCCAG tTTGCTTGTGAAGAGGACACCAAGAAGTGTCGGCTACAGACCAGACT TTGTTGGATTTGAGGTTCCTGACAAATTTGTGGTTGGATATGCACTTGACTACAATGAGTACTTTAGGGATTTAAAT CACATCTGTGTCATCAGTGAAACGGGAAAGGAGAAGTACAAAGCATGA